A single Halarcobacter anaerophilus DNA region contains:
- the rsmI gene encoding 16S rRNA (cytidine(1402)-2'-O)-methyltransferase: protein MLTLVPTPIGNLEDISKRAIKALLEAELIFCEDTRVTKKLLQLLSQKENLQFNCTDFRSFHLHNEKQILKNLSKDEFDKNVVYVSDAGMPCVSDPGASLVQFCIENKIDYDVIPGANALLTAFAMSGFENTEFTFYGFLAHKGKERHQKLAQVMQSNILSILYESPHRLLKTLEEIKNIDENRTLFLIKELTKMHQKYYKESAKNIFDILKNENIKGEWVIIVEPTPTKGENLEVSDIENLDLPPKTKAKLIAKITGKNVKEIYQQLLDKI, encoded by the coding sequence GTGTTAACTTTAGTTCCCACTCCAATAGGAAATTTAGAGGATATCTCTAAACGTGCTATAAAAGCCCTATTGGAGGCTGAGCTAATTTTTTGTGAAGATACTAGAGTTACAAAAAAACTTCTACAACTTTTATCTCAAAAAGAGAATCTCCAATTTAACTGTACTGATTTCAGATCTTTTCATTTACATAATGAAAAACAGATATTAAAAAACTTGTCAAAAGATGAATTTGATAAAAACGTTGTTTACGTAAGTGATGCAGGAATGCCTTGTGTTTCGGATCCGGGAGCCTCACTTGTTCAATTTTGTATAGAAAATAAAATAGATTATGACGTTATTCCGGGAGCAAATGCTCTTTTGACAGCTTTTGCAATGAGCGGATTTGAAAATACGGAGTTTACTTTTTACGGCTTTTTAGCCCACAAAGGAAAAGAGAGACATCAAAAATTGGCTCAAGTTATGCAAAGTAACATTCTATCTATTCTTTATGAATCTCCCCACAGACTTTTAAAAACATTAGAAGAGATAAAAAACATAGATGAAAACAGAACTCTTTTTTTAATAAAAGAGCTTACTAAAATGCATCAAAAATATTATAAAGAGAGTGCAAAAAATATTTTTGATATATTAAAAAATGAAAATATAAAAGGTGAATGGGTGATTATTGTAGAGCCTACCCCCACAAAAGGTGAAAATCTTGAGGTTTCAGATATTGAAAATCTTGATTTGCCGCCTAAAACAAAAGCAAAACTTATTGCCAAAATAACAGGCAAAAATGTAAAAGAGATTTATCAACAACTTTTAGATAAAATTTAG
- the rpmE gene encoding 50S ribosomal protein L31, producing the protein MKKDIHPDYKTCTVTCACGNTFETKSNVESMRIDICSACHPFFTGEQKIVDAAGRVEKFKAKYAKK; encoded by the coding sequence GTGAAAAAAGATATTCACCCAGATTACAAAACTTGTACAGTTACTTGTGCTTGTGGAAATACATTTGAAACAAAATCAAATGTAGAATCAATGAGAATTGACATTTGTTCAGCTTGCCACCCATTTTTCACTGGTGAGCAAAAAATCGTTGATGCTGCTGGTAGAGTAGAGAAATTCAAAGCTAAATACGCGAAAAAATAG
- the rlmB gene encoding 23S rRNA (guanosine(2251)-2'-O)-methyltransferase RlmB, with the protein MIIYGKQVVLYVLDRHSDLIEEVMFSKDIEPKLFKRFVSLNKKIIKLDNKKAQSLAKGGNHQGFFLKLREFETETLKNIKDSSFVVVLDGLTDVGNIGAICRTAYSLDVDAIIASNIKQLNFEGIARTSSGALFDIPFCHSQNSLDVANELKQYGFKLYGASMDGVDLKEFKNSSEKTALVLGSEGKGLSNKMLKKLDQKISIKMSNSFDSLNVSVAGGILIYNLKK; encoded by the coding sequence ATGATTATATATGGAAAACAAGTAGTACTCTACGTACTAGATAGACATTCAGACCTTATTGAAGAAGTGATGTTCTCAAAAGATATTGAGCCCAAACTATTTAAAAGATTTGTTAGTCTAAATAAAAAAATTATCAAGTTAGATAATAAAAAAGCACAAAGTTTGGCAAAGGGTGGAAACCATCAAGGTTTTTTTCTAAAACTTCGTGAATTTGAGACTGAAACTTTAAAAAATATAAAAGATTCAAGTTTTGTTGTTGTTTTAGACGGACTTACAGATGTGGGGAATATCGGAGCTATTTGCAGAACTGCTTATTCACTGGATGTTGATGCGATAATAGCAAGCAATATCAAACAGTTGAACTTTGAAGGAATAGCAAGAACAAGCAGCGGTGCTCTTTTTGATATCCCTTTTTGTCATAGCCAAAACTCATTGGATGTTGCCAATGAATTAAAACAGTACGGATTTAAACTTTACGGTGCTTCTATGGACGGAGTTGACTTAAAAGAGTTTAAAAACAGCAGTGAAAAAACGGCATTGGTTCTTGGAAGTGAAGGGAAAGGACTTTCAAATAAAATGTTAAAAAAACTTGATCAGAAAATTTCAATTAAGATGTCAAATAGTTTTGACTCTTTAAATGTCTCTGTTGCAGGTGGAATATTGATTTATAACTTAAAAAAATAA